Proteins co-encoded in one Gossypium arboreum isolate Shixiya-1 chromosome 11, ASM2569848v2, whole genome shotgun sequence genomic window:
- the LOC108470585 gene encoding uncharacterized protein LOC108470585, translating into MACFVSLSFSIPPCSLPNPLKVRYPKKSASCRLPGLGITKTASYFLALCSSNTTIYSVNGEHYLTTMSKPFDELVSCNLNASSSTRIVIMGYWVGPDDDDGWGFVEASICR; encoded by the exons ATGGCGTGCTTCGTTTCCTTAAGCTTCTCAATTCCtccttgttctcttccaaacccaCTCAAG GTTAGATATCCAAAGAAATCAGCTTCCTGCAGACTTCCAGGCCTGGGAATCACCAAAAcag CATCCTATTTTCTGGCCCTCTGCAGCTCAAACACAACCATATATTCTGTCAATGGTGAACATTATCTGACTACAATGTCAAAGCCTTTTGATGAACTTGTTTCATGTAATTTGAATGCAAGTTCTTCTACCCGTATCGTTATAATGGGTTATTGGGTAGGacctgatgatgatgatggttgGGGATTTGTAGAAGCGTCTATATGTCGATAG
- the LOC108470371 gene encoding uncharacterized protein LOC108470371 yields the protein MGECFPCFGSSNKEGSNGGGSVKKLSKKDSTKDSSVGQPHHVNRVSSGFSQSSVSSQNSRGTKRKWVPEKDVALVACMVDLHNVGTFNAYMGFKAGYLNELEKMLEKVIPHVMLKAKPNLESMIRTLKKDWTIVYDMLSGKNNSGFGWDEHRQLVIAEDAVWNSYINS from the exons ATGGGTGAGTGTTTTCCTTGTTTTGGATCATCGAACAAGGAAGGCAGTAATGGTGGGGGCAGTGTGAAAAAACTGAGCAAAAAGGATTCAACTAAAGACAGCTCAGTTGGACAGCCTCATCATGTTAACAGAGTTAGTTCAG GTTTTTCACAATCAAGTGTTTCTTCCCAAAATTCTCGAGGAACCAAAAGGAAATGGGTTCCAGAAAAAGATGTTGCGTTGGTTGCCTGTATGGTTGACTTGCACAATGTTGGAACCTTTAATGCATATATGGGATTCAAAGCCGGTTATTTAAATGAGCTAGAAAAAATGCTAGAAAAAGTTATACCCCATGTTATGTTGAAGGCTAAACCTAATCTTGAATCGATGATTAGGACATTGAAAAAGGATTGGACAATCGTTTATGACATGCTTAGTGGAAAAAATAATAGCGGCTTTGGTTGGGACGAGCATAGGCAGCTTGTTATTGCTGAAGATGCTGTGTGGAACTCATATATAAAT TCATAA
- the LOC108470584 gene encoding cyclin-H1-1 isoform X3, producing the protein MEVDADGSLSYPEPIARDNADKHSRPKPLNIEEEQFMRVFYENKLREVCSAFYFPNKIQATALIYFKRFYLQWSVMEHHPKHIMLTCVYAACKIEENHVSAEELGKGISQDHQMILNYEMIVYQSLEFDLIVYAPYRSVEGFVNDMEEFCGVKDDENQMLKDLQETARLEVDKIMLTDAPHLFPPGQLALAALRNANEMHRVLDFEGYLRRILARQNSEHTILQLIESLDAIDAWVRKFKFPTEKDMKHINRKLKSCWGHSSHDDSKKREKKRHKSHKSLNEAHNGPSLA; encoded by the exons ATGGAAGTAGACGCTGATGGTTCACTATCATACCCTGAACCTATTGCAAGAGATAATG CTGACAAGCATTCTCGTCCAAAACCTCTTAACATTGAAGAAGAACAGTTCATGCGAGTGTTTTATGAGAACAAACTTCGAGAAGTTTGTAGTGCATTCTACTTTCCTAATAAAATTCAG GCAACTGCTCTAATTTATTTCAAAAGGTTTTACCTGCAATGGTCGGTCATGGAACATCATCCAAAACATATAAT GTTAACCTGTGTGTATGCGGCCTGTAAGATAGAAGAAAATCATGTGTCAGCAGAGGAGCTTGGTAAGGGGATTTCACAGGATCATCAAATGATTCTCAATTACGAGATGATAGTGTATCAG AGTCTGGAATTTGATCTCATTGTTTATGCACCCTATCGTTCAGTTGAAGGTTTTGTCAATGACATGGAG GAATTCTGTGGAGTAAAGGATGACGAAAATCAAATGCTGAAG GATTTGCAAGAAACTGCAAGGTTGGAAGTTGACAAAATTATGCTTACTGATGCTCCACATCTTTTTCCTCCTGGCCAG TTGGCATTGGCTGCTTTACGCAATGCGAATGAGATGCATAGAGTTCTCGACTTTGAGGG ATACCTAAGAAGAATTCTTGCACGCCAGAATTCCGAGCACACCATTTTGCAGCTGATAGAATCTCTAGATGCTATAGATGCTTGG GTTAGGAAATTCAAGTTCCCCacagaaaaggatatgaagcacATAAACCGGAAACTGAAATCTTGTTGGGGGCATAGCTCGCATGACGA CAGTAAGAAGCGGGAGAAGAAACGGCACAAATCCCATAAGagtttgaatgaagctcataacggACCATCCCTTGCTTAA
- the LOC108470584 gene encoding cyclin-H1-1 isoform X2, whose product MADFHTSTHRANWIFSPQELVEKYKAANQRAIQTLEKYGTTQMEVDADGSLSYPEPIARDNADKHSRPKPLNIEEEQFMRVFYENKLREVCSAFYFPNKIQATALIYFKRFYLQWSVMEHHPKHIMLTCVYAACKIEENHVSAEELGKGISQDHQMILNYEMIVYQSLEFDLIVYAPYRSVEGFVNDMEEFCGVKDDENQMLKDLQETARLEVDKIMLTDAPHLFPPGQLALAALRNANEMHRVLDFEGYLRRILARQNSEHTILQLIESLDAIDAWVRKFKFPTEKDMKHINRKLKSCWGHSSHDDKKREKKRHKSHKSLNEAHNGPSLA is encoded by the exons ATGGCTGATTTTCATACATCGACTCATAGAGCTAACTGGATCTTCTCGCCTCAAGAACTG GTTGAGAAATACAAGGCTGCAAATCAAAGAGCAATACAAACACTGGAGAAG TATGGGACAACACAAATGGAAGTAGACGCTGATGGTTCACTATCATACCCTGAACCTATTGCAAGAGATAATG CTGACAAGCATTCTCGTCCAAAACCTCTTAACATTGAAGAAGAACAGTTCATGCGAGTGTTTTATGAGAACAAACTTCGAGAAGTTTGTAGTGCATTCTACTTTCCTAATAAAATTCAG GCAACTGCTCTAATTTATTTCAAAAGGTTTTACCTGCAATGGTCGGTCATGGAACATCATCCAAAACATATAAT GTTAACCTGTGTGTATGCGGCCTGTAAGATAGAAGAAAATCATGTGTCAGCAGAGGAGCTTGGTAAGGGGATTTCACAGGATCATCAAATGATTCTCAATTACGAGATGATAGTGTATCAG AGTCTGGAATTTGATCTCATTGTTTATGCACCCTATCGTTCAGTTGAAGGTTTTGTCAATGACATGGAG GAATTCTGTGGAGTAAAGGATGACGAAAATCAAATGCTGAAG GATTTGCAAGAAACTGCAAGGTTGGAAGTTGACAAAATTATGCTTACTGATGCTCCACATCTTTTTCCTCCTGGCCAG TTGGCATTGGCTGCTTTACGCAATGCGAATGAGATGCATAGAGTTCTCGACTTTGAGGG ATACCTAAGAAGAATTCTTGCACGCCAGAATTCCGAGCACACCATTTTGCAGCTGATAGAATCTCTAGATGCTATAGATGCTTGG GTTAGGAAATTCAAGTTCCCCacagaaaaggatatgaagcacATAAACCGGAAACTGAAATCTTGTTGGGGGCATAGCTCGCATGACGA TAAGAAGCGGGAGAAGAAACGGCACAAATCCCATAAGagtttgaatgaagctcataacggACCATCCCTTGCTTAA
- the LOC108470584 gene encoding cyclin-H1-1 isoform X1, protein MADFHTSTHRANWIFSPQELVEKYKAANQRAIQTLEKYGTTQMEVDADGSLSYPEPIARDNADKHSRPKPLNIEEEQFMRVFYENKLREVCSAFYFPNKIQATALIYFKRFYLQWSVMEHHPKHIMLTCVYAACKIEENHVSAEELGKGISQDHQMILNYEMIVYQSLEFDLIVYAPYRSVEGFVNDMEEFCGVKDDENQMLKDLQETARLEVDKIMLTDAPHLFPPGQLALAALRNANEMHRVLDFEGYLRRILARQNSEHTILQLIESLDAIDAWVRKFKFPTEKDMKHINRKLKSCWGHSSHDDSKKREKKRHKSHKSLNEAHNGPSLA, encoded by the exons ATGGCTGATTTTCATACATCGACTCATAGAGCTAACTGGATCTTCTCGCCTCAAGAACTG GTTGAGAAATACAAGGCTGCAAATCAAAGAGCAATACAAACACTGGAGAAG TATGGGACAACACAAATGGAAGTAGACGCTGATGGTTCACTATCATACCCTGAACCTATTGCAAGAGATAATG CTGACAAGCATTCTCGTCCAAAACCTCTTAACATTGAAGAAGAACAGTTCATGCGAGTGTTTTATGAGAACAAACTTCGAGAAGTTTGTAGTGCATTCTACTTTCCTAATAAAATTCAG GCAACTGCTCTAATTTATTTCAAAAGGTTTTACCTGCAATGGTCGGTCATGGAACATCATCCAAAACATATAAT GTTAACCTGTGTGTATGCGGCCTGTAAGATAGAAGAAAATCATGTGTCAGCAGAGGAGCTTGGTAAGGGGATTTCACAGGATCATCAAATGATTCTCAATTACGAGATGATAGTGTATCAG AGTCTGGAATTTGATCTCATTGTTTATGCACCCTATCGTTCAGTTGAAGGTTTTGTCAATGACATGGAG GAATTCTGTGGAGTAAAGGATGACGAAAATCAAATGCTGAAG GATTTGCAAGAAACTGCAAGGTTGGAAGTTGACAAAATTATGCTTACTGATGCTCCACATCTTTTTCCTCCTGGCCAG TTGGCATTGGCTGCTTTACGCAATGCGAATGAGATGCATAGAGTTCTCGACTTTGAGGG ATACCTAAGAAGAATTCTTGCACGCCAGAATTCCGAGCACACCATTTTGCAGCTGATAGAATCTCTAGATGCTATAGATGCTTGG GTTAGGAAATTCAAGTTCCCCacagaaaaggatatgaagcacATAAACCGGAAACTGAAATCTTGTTGGGGGCATAGCTCGCATGACGA CAGTAAGAAGCGGGAGAAGAAACGGCACAAATCCCATAAGagtttgaatgaagctcataacggACCATCCCTTGCTTAA